Proteins found in one Odontesthes bonariensis isolate fOdoBon6 chromosome 11, fOdoBon6.hap1, whole genome shotgun sequence genomic segment:
- the LOC142391625 gene encoding cyclic AMP-responsive element-binding protein 1-like — MTMEAGADTQQSGETAVSESEAQQITLAQSIAAGQVSSSSPTVTLVQLPNGQTVQVHGVIQAAQPSVIQSPQVQTVQISTVAESEDSQESVDSVTDCQKRREILSRRPSYRKILNDLSSDAPAVARIEEEKSEDDSAPAITTVTMPTPIYQTSSGQYIAITQGGAIQLANNGTDGLQTLTMANATAAQPGATILQYAQTSDGQQILVPSNQVVVQAASGDVQAYQIRTTTTNAITPGVVMATSPALGTAGATEEVTRKREVRLMKNREAARECRRKKKEYVKCLENRVAVLENQNKTLIEELKALKDLYCHKSE, encoded by the exons ATGACCATGGAGGCTGGTGCAGACACACAGCAAAGTGGTGAAACAGCTGTCTCAGAGTCTGAGGCCCAGCAGATCACCTTGGCGCAG TCCATAGCAGCAGGCCAGGTGTCGTCCAGTAGTCCCACAGTCACGCTCGTGCAGCTACCCAACGGTCAAACGGTCCAAGTGCACGGGGTGATCCAAGCTGCTCAGCCTTCTGTCATTCAGTCCCCACAAGTCCAGACGGTACAG ATTTCAACTGTTGCTGAGAGTGAGGACTCTCAGGAATCTGTTGACAGTGTCACAGATTGTCAGAAGAGGAGAGAGATTCTGTCCAGACGGCCTTCTTAtag GAAGATTCTCAACGACTTATCATCAGACGCACCAGCGGTGGCTCGAATTGAGGAAGAGAAGTCCGAAGACGATTCTGCCCCGGCCATCACCACAGTCACCATGCCCACTCCCATCTATCAGACCAGCAGTGGCCAGTACA TTGCCATTACCCAGGGTGGGGCCATTCAGCTGGCCAATAATGGCACAGATGGCCTGCAGACACTCACCATGGCCAATGCCACTGCAGCCCAACCAGGTGCCACCATCCTGCAGTACGCTCAAACTAGTGATGGGCAGCAGATCCTCGTGCCTAGCAACCAAGTGGTTGTACAAG CTGCCTCTGGTGACGTTCAGGCCTATCAAATTCGCACAACCACCACCAACGCCATCACTCCAGGGGTAGTCATGGCAACTTCACCTGCACTGGGAACAGCAGGAGCCACAGAGGAAGTCACGCGCAAAAGGGAGGTTCGACTGATGAAAAACAG GGAGGCAGCCCGAGAATGTCGCAGGAAGAAGAAGGAGTACGTCAAGTGTCTGGAAAACCGCGTGGCCGTACTGGAAAACCAGAACAAAACTCTCATCGAGGAACTGAAAGCCCTCAAAGACTTGTATTGCCACAAATCCGAGTAG
- the mettl21a gene encoding protein N-lysine methyltransferase METTL21A produces MALVPYVENPSPVFSKLHNSSAQFRFANHDLSLAQDWKKLGVAAVVWDAAVVMCMYLELEKVELKGKRAIELGAGTGLVGIVAALLGAHVTITDRQPALEFLSSNVKANLPPRSQESVVVSELTWGDGLEHYPAGGFDLVLGADIVYLEDTFLSLLQTLEHLCSDTTVVLLACKIRYERDTNFLNMLKRSFKAEEVYYEKQRDIHVYRAHKLPRRRDL; encoded by the exons atgGCTCTTGTCCCTTATGTCGAAAACCCGTCGCCTGTGTTCTCCAAGCTTCACAATTCATCAGCACAGTTCCGCTTTGCGAACCACGACCTCAGTCTCGCACAGGACTGGAAAAAGCTCGGGGTAGCGGCGGTTGTGTGGGATGCG gcgGTTGTCATGTGCATGTATCTGGAGTTGGAGAAAGTGGAGCTGAAGGGGAAGCGGGCAATTGAACTAGGTGCAGGTACCGGACTAGTGGGCATTGTAGCAGCACTATTGG GTGCTCACGTGACCATCACAGACAGACAGCCCGCCCTAGAATTTCTATCTTCCAACGTGAAGGCTAATCTACCCCCGCGTTCCCAAGAGTCAGTGGTCGTGTCCGAGCTGACCTGGGGCGATGGCCTTGAGCACTACCCGGCCGGGGGATTCGATCTGGTTCTGGGAGCGGATATAGTCTACTTAGAGGACACGTTTCTGTCTCTGTTGCAGACTCTGGAGCACTTGTGCTCCGACACCACCGTGGTGTTGCTGGCCTGCAAGATCCGCTACGAGCGGGACACAAACTTTCTGAACATGCTCAAGCGGTCTTTCAAAGCCGAGGAGGTCTACTATGAGAAACAGAGGGACATCCATGTATACAGAGCACATAAACTCCCACGGCGGAGGGATTTATAG